The genomic region CTATTTGGCCACTTGTTGGTGGTTATTAGTATCAGGtggtcaaaattgtccatttatgGGTAAATTAATTACAATCATGAAATTTATTCTCTTTGCTAAGCACCACGTTAGTTCATAATTTGAATCTATTACTCCAgatcaatattactttttttctggTATGAGACTTTGAGAAAAATTAATTGCCTGTGAAATTATTGTTGCTATGGAGATGCACAATTATAGTGATAAAGCTTATAGAGATAAAGCCTCTTTATTCTTGGAAATTGAATACTTGAAGTTTAGATCAATAATTGAAGAATGTACAGTTTTGTAATTACCAATAAGGTTTGTAATTGTCTGCTTCCGGAATTTAGTTCGTTAGCAGAACTTGACATATTTTATGCAAGTTTTCTTTAACTatctttttcatgttttattatctatGGCAAGATTTTACACtgtaatataaaagaaaacctTTAAATCTGTAAAAGTAAAAAACTTCACAATACCAAAGAGCGATTGTATCTTTTGCTTGTGTTTGGTATCAAATTGACTTGatacatgaacatttgaaaaatattttgtgtgttttcagttCCCGTCTGTTTCCAGACCCCAAACAATAGAGAAACGCTACCAAGGCATTCTCAGTAGTGTTATGATCGACTTCATTTTGGTAAGTACCTACAATTGTGAACACCAAATTTTTATGTTCTTGTTTGACTATGGACTTAGATTATATTGCTAATACATGTAGctgatacatgtatatcaatattgGTTTAGTTCTCTAAGAGTGTTAGCATTGTCTAGGCGTTCCATTGCAAATCTTCATTCATGGGCGCTGGACTGAGTTGGCAAAAGATTATACCCGTATAACTCATATATTAAACTTTCGTGAGATACATaacattgaaagtaaaaaatatttcctcTACAGATAACCAAACAGTAAACAACTGAAATCTGTTAAAAATGATCTGGCAAGCAACTTGAAATGCTAAATCTATTTATAGGTTAACAAGCATTTATGTGCATAAAAGAATCGTATCTCAACTGTATAATGATTGTCAGTCATTTATTGAACTTGTGAGTAAGCATTATCTATTGTTTGAGGTCTGAAATAGATCACGTTACGCTTTGGCAGAAGAGTGTTCCCATTGTaatcaatgcaaaaaaaacatgatacatgaaaaataacCTTTATTAAACTGAAAAGCAGTAGTTGAAATGTGAAATCTATTACTCTTGTGTATAGAAATCAATTAAAGCTTCTCCAATTCTTCAATGATTGTATTGTCATTACACATTAGCTGCCATAGGCTGTAAACAGATTCCTGTGCATAAACAAATTCCTGTGCATTTGAAACTTAGATTTAAATgctttgtaatgttttatagATTTAATAGTTTCGATGTAAATTTACGttccaaaatgttttaagaaatgctTTTGATGCTATAGTTTAATAGATATATAAAGTAGCAAGTTGTAATTATCAATTTGACAGCCTTGTTCTAAATACGGTAATCTTTAACTTTAAATAGCAGTTTTTTATACACAATAACTGGTTTTGCATTTCCCCTACTTAAGTTATAGGCTTTCAGCTGAAATGGAGAATGCAAAGTGATACACTCTGCTCTATTTAATCAGCACCCCGCTGCCCTTCTGATCAGAATTGTTTTAACAAGGTCTCACtgttttgtgttattttcatcccaaaatacatgtacttgtggattattatttgtattccaattgaaaaaaaatcatatatcaCTTTTCCCTATGACTTACAGCAATCATTGAGACTCGAGCCATCGGAACGTTTCACGATCGAGGAATGCCTGAACCATGTGTCGTTCCAGACAGAACGGCTCCTGAATCGTTCCAGTCTCGTCCCCGTCAAGCACATAGACACACACACCTCCAGCAAGAAACGCAAAAATGACTACAGCGACCATGTCAATAGGTAGGGTCTTAAATGCTGCTAGGACAGGATAGTTCTGGTCTTGTAAAATGAAaaccaatttcatttttttttcaattttggtttCACATTCATTTTCCATAAGcctgtttatatttcaaataacattaataaacaatttgtttgatAAAGCTTTACTGTTAGTTTACTTTTAGCTTGACGTCATCAATGCTCAATTTGTTTtagattatttaattttttgctCAATTGTTGAAATTCATGTCtttgaattgaaattgaatcttaaacttcatatttcaaTTTGTGCTTTTATGTTTCACAGTGAAAACTTGAAGAATTTAACAGTTCGCTCAGGGAAGCAAAAAGGTTTGTTACCAGACCCTAAAGATGAAAAAAGTGAGGAGAAAATGGACACGTCTGAAAGTGAAAAGGAAGTTGGTAACCCTACGTCACAAAGCAAATACGTGAAACAGGCCAAAAATGCCTCGTCCAAAGCAAATGCTGAAAAACAGGCTTTAAACGCAATACGTGAAAAGATAGAACTTGAAAGGGTGCAGGAAGAAAAAGTAATTGCAGATGGTGAAGAAACATCTCGGAAGGAACGGACTAGAACCCCTGCTAGATCGGGGGGTAGACGATCACAAAAAAGTGCAAATCGTAACCAGCCCCAAGTAGATAGTGTTAGTTATAATGATGATAAAGAGGATTCACGGCAGGGAAAGTCATATGTAGACATGTCAAGTCGACAGCCAAACAACCAGTTTAATTCCAATTTTCCAGATTTTAGGTCTGGGAAACTGGTGGAAAATAAGCATGACTTACACAATGGTGATCCAATGGATACTGACCATAATGGTGAAATAGAAGAGCATGACACAGAAATGGATATTAATAACATTCCTAGTGAGTCTAAATACATTAAGCGTAAGCATAGTTCGAAAGCAGTGACAGACAATAAACAAAAGTTGAAATCTAAGTCACCCGAGCCAATTGTGCTTACACCAAGGGAGGCACAGACAGCAAGAACCAGTACATACACTGTAAACATTGAGGCTCCTGATAACCACGAACTGGAAAATGGCCATAGCAAACTGTCAGATAGTCCTCCGGAGAGGAAAAAGGTAACATACGTCTGAAGAATGTTCTATGTCagaattaaatgttattttatacatgcaGTGTATGAAACCAATGTATGTCCAGAGCTATTGATAACTTTTTACCAATTGTACTCCCTGAAGTAAATTGTAGTGAACACATTTAATTTAGTGTAATGGTGATTGTTTAAGTGTACTGACAAATTGAATTGCAAACAGACATGTCTTTATCCTCAATGTTGAACATAATCAATTAGTTTAATTGATTCTTAACCAGTAAAATGGGCTCTTTTGATATGATCATAATTTAGCTTTGCCTGAGAACCACTGTAACCTTACCAAAACAAACAGATTTTGATATTAAGATTAATAGTTTAATTGATTCTAAGCCAGTGAAATGGGCTTTTTTGATTTGGTCGTAGTTTCGCTATGATCTTACAACAATTGAATCCTTACAAATGCAAACAGATTCTGATTTTATATCCTAATTGGCGTATTTGAAAGCGTATTTACACCAATTGTGATCCTTATCTGTAGCTCTGTATGTCCACTTCTTGATTGCTAATTTGCCTCATAAAGACAGTTTTATACATGCAGCTTTTACGCATCTGGAGGAATCATTCGATCATATATTACCACTTTGCTTGTTTCATCCATCTCATGTCAATATTATTAGCAATATTCCAATCTGATATACAATTTCATTCTACAGTTTTTGGACAAGACATTACAAGAGGAGTTACAGCGGATCAAGTCAAGCACGATGCGACAGAAGAAGAACCAAGAGCAGCCACTGCAGAAGCAGGAGGTCTCCTTCATGAGGACGATAACAGATCGCCTCTCTGATGCTAAGGTAGGCAGAAACACATTATGGTATGCACTACTGGCTTATTTAACAAAGAAGTTTGTGGtgaatgagagtgcagcttacaTATAAATTTACCATTGATATATAGATaccatttatatttgataatagcagtcatcatgtttttttcacTGAATTCTTTGCCTTAATTGTATTGCATCACTGGATGTATGTGGCCAAACTCCAAAcctcaatttaaaaaataaaatcaatgttgtTCTAGACATGAATTAAGACATTGTGTCAGTAAACTGACTTTAGCCAAAATATACTTTGAGCCAAAAATCAGGTGATGCAGTACATTTTGTGGCTGCtaacaaaatgcttgtaaatacaCATAATTTCACTCAAAGACATAAATTAACATGTTGTTGCACATTTGAACGAAAGTTTATACAAgaatttgcttttttgttgaaatcACAGAATTCTGAAGGGATTTAGATAGCATTATGTATTCCAGTAAGTGCAATCTGTGGTTATCATGGAGGCAATGAATAGTGAAAGTAAGGAATTTAATAAGCAAATACAGGAATCAAATAAATCTATTGGAGATGAGATAAATGTCATTTGAAGAATAAAcagtataaataaatgcatCGGCATTAGTTATGAGAGATTGTCGAAGCTTATGTCACAACTGAAAACAACTTCAGTGGTGTGGtgattgtatattttgtattcaatttcaataaatatttcagtgcatttgatttatatttacaagTTCAAGCCATTAACAATCTGGCTGTGTTATAAACGTGATTGCCTATATTTGCCATGAGCTTTGGAGATAGCATGTCATCAGTGCTGTCTTAGCTGCAAGTGCATATGTCACAGCAAGTTTAATAGTTCAGTTTgcatttatattgatgaaaaacTTTTGTTTCACAGAACATATATATCCCAAGTGAAAGTGCATATGTTACAACAAGTTGAATAGTTCAGTTTgcatttatattgatgaaaaacTTTTGTTTCACAGAACATATATATCCCAAGTGAAAGTGCATATGTTACAACAAGTTGAATAGTTCAGTTTgcatttatattgatgaaaaacTTTTGTTTCACAGAACATGTATATCCCAGGCATAAGTGCATATGTTACAACAACAAGTTGAATAGTTCagttaacatttatattgatgaaaaacTGTTGTACAATTTCACAGAACATATATATCCCAAGCAAAAGGAAGACCCGACTCCAAAGAGTATGTCTTGTGATATAAAGAACAAAGCCATTGAAACTGTTAACATCACTTgacagtttttaaaaacaacaaattttagAGCATCggaaaattatataatgtttatctATTTACATTTGTCCAGTTTAAAAAGTATGTTATctacttaataaaaaaataataattatatttttagaatatcATTCAAAAGCGTTTAAAATACTTCCAAGACAGTTAAGTCTCTAAAATAAGATGACCAACAGTTTACATGGCTTATCAGCATAAAGTTTAGATGTTGGTATCCAGAAGCatcatattatgttatattagaTTAAGCTAGCCATTAAGTTATGCATGTGTAGCAAAGATTTATGCCCATAAATATTAGTGCCagacatatataattatgtaatataaatagtcatttttttatttttggtctacTTAACAATATGACATCAGCTGGCCCCAGCCTAGCGTTGACTCAATTTTAAGTAgaccaaaataaatactaaCTTTTCTAGTGTTTATGCAAATGTCTCTACCTTAGCAAATGCGCAATAGCTTAATAATTCATGCGATGAAATcgattgaaaacaaaatgttatatttgcGGGTATTTTTGTCCAATGCTTTCTTAATAATTAAATCAGAATTCATCCTGGGATCCCATTGGGGTGGAGACATGAGTAGAAACACTAAGTGTGCATCAAAGTTGGTCTTGTCAATGTTAGGGTCAGTAAAACATAGCAAAGTAAGCATGGTTGAGAAGccaaatgtaatatttaaaattaattgaccagttgttgttttttccaaaaattatGCATTGATAATTCTGTTTCCTCAacacagtatataattatgtttgaaatgacCCTTCAAGtttcctatttttttaaaattatgaatatgcagaaataaacagaaataaaagggcacagaacattttttgctactGTATGAATTATGCAATATAGTCTGTATTGTGGTCTTACCAttgtatgttattgtttatcaagcatggttatattttatttatggtgAACCGCGAGCCCTATACATATTCATTAATCAGGCTTTTACTAACAATGTATCCTGAATCTGTCATATTTTAAACCTCTATGACAAGAGCTTTAGTCTTAAAAGATGTTTTTACATATTCTTATATGGCAAGAAATttagatgatattttttttttcgataatttGAGATTTTACAAGTAGAAAATGGTTTGTTTCAGCAAAAATTAGCAGGTGACTTCCTTATAAGATCtgcataaaatgcattttcactttaaaaccttttaatgCTTCATGACACATCATAATTCACCATAGtgatttaatgttttcatttccaTAGAAgttcaatattaataattatgttccAGTTACAGAATACGGAGGGTGGAAACAGCAAGTATGGACGGGACCGAGGGGAGCGGGACAATTATGGCACATACAACAATCCCGCCGGCAAGGACACCCGAGCTCGCAGCAGAAATCAGTACTATGGTAGGTATTATATCATGGTTCAGCTGcgagaaaacatatttttatgcccccaaaggtgggcatattaaaattgcaccgtccgtccgtccgtccgtctgtccgtccgtccgtccggctctgtaactttcccttgtatggacagattttaaaataacttgccacatgtgttccacataccaagacgacgtgtaaTGTGCAAGacttgtgtccctacctcaaaggtcaaggtcacacttagtgtttattcacaatggagtgctgcatataaggacatagagtataggttgtcgtgtccgggctgtaactttctcttgtatggacagattttaaaataacttgccacatgtgttccacataccaagacgacgtgtcgtgtgcaagacccgtgtccctgcctcaaaggtcaaagtcacacatagtgtttattcacaatggagtgctgcatataaggacatagagtaatagagtataggttgtcgtgtcagggctgttactttcccttgtatggacagattttaaaatcacttgctacatgtgttccacatacgaagacaacgtgtcgtgtgcaagacccatgtccctacctctaaggtgaaagatacactaagtgtttattcacaagggaattctgaatataaggacataacagtgtagattgtcaagtatgggtggtatttttttatgttcagaggcaatttaaaatgtatttgacacgtaaaggcaagatcaacttttcatgtactgaccttgttcgtaggtcaatgtcacattcgggggcattcgtcacatactgtgacagctcttgttaagaatatttttctcaaaaaaagagCACCAATCTACTGTAAGAAAAATTTAGAAAAGACAtcaatttttttgtattattccAGTGATAGTTTTCTTTGCATGAataataagattttttaaaaGAGAGAAATCTTGGAAAAACTGTATACTCTTCTGAGGTTTGTAAGATTAGTGGTATGCATGAAAATGTAAATCCCAACATTTAAAATGCTCTTTAAGCTACCTGTATAGAACTACATGCTAATTTTGAACCGAACAAATACATGTGTTAGCACAGAATGTAAGAGGATATGTTCTTGAATAAACAGCAGAAGGGCCAGGGTTTGGACGTGAATCCAGCTTTTTCAATTCTGATGGCTCTCGGCGAATGTCGGTGGACGACGGCAGAAAAAGTTCATATCGTTCCTCATCCGTGTGTTCGTTCACAAATAACAGTATATATCACGTTTTGTGCCTGTCTGTGACAATTAAAATGCTTGTCACATGCTCCTTTCtgggtttttttcttgtttggcTAGGAGTTTTATGTTATCGTTACAGTGTTCAAAGCGTTAGTTAAAAAGACTAGCTAttcaatgtaaatgaaatatttattttaaatgatggcCATTATGGACaaaatgttgaatttgaacACTGTTAGTAGATATTTGATACCATAGAGTAGACTTTTGTGTCCtacaatttaatacaattttccTGCATGATTGTCGCTATTTAGACTGTAGTTTttgtaacattattatattgttttctaaTTTGATTCCATCATAGAAATAAagttaaatcagttttattcaaatgcataaatTGACACCAAAGAAATGAGGGTctatttcattaatatattcaGTATTAATGCGCATGAAACATTCAATTCaggtaaaactgaaaaaaacatatttcgttTCAGCCatgaatttaatttttcagTATTGACTTTTGGAAGTATTTTCTATTCAGTATATTGCAACAAagcttttaaataaaagaaaaaactaagtgaatcattttgaatttgaatgcaattatgtattgaatttttgttttggaaacatCTTTTATAACGCAAATTGTTATAGATTGATGAACCTgaggttttttttctttgatcaTGATTTATGTATGCACAGACTAATGAAATAGAACCCTGGGCAGAATATGCAATAAGGATTAACGATTGCTCTTTTTTTGCGGCCAGTGAATTAAGATGTGAAGTGGTGGAAAATTCAATATTAAGATTAGGTTACAAAGAAACCATAAAAAATATGGCGAATTATTATCAAGTTGAATAACATCAAATAGCAGGGCAAAATTCTACTGCAATAACATAAGAGTTAGAGACCATTCATGTGTCGGTATTCTTGTTTTCTTTACAGCTTTCATTATACACCTGAGCAGACACAATACTCTCTTTCACCAGAATATTTTATGTAAAGCGATGGGTACAATTCACTTTCATTTTCTGCTCGTGTTTAGTTTATGTCGATTTCTTTCCTAGCAGAAAGTCGTCAAGGGTCCGCAACCTCTACGGAGTCTGGAGAAGGTAGctagagttatgcccctttccCTTCTTGTTCTTTCTTTGCCAGACTCTGCCTGCACTATGGACCCTTGTCTCTTTATAAATGTCTTGCATGTTGTGAATGTGGATTTCTTACTTACTATTtccatgctttaaaataattatgatggtTATTGAGATggaatttatagaaaaaaaatcgaggcattttcatttgtttgtttccaGGTAAGGGTGAAAAAGAATTGACTTGAAAAGGAAATCAAAACGTTATATTATAGATTCTTAGTACTATACAGTATTGTGTGTTGTTTATTGTGACTACACTCAATTGTATTAGAGACTAATGTAAAATCTTACCGTATTGTTACTATTCCAAAAACTGTGTCTTAATCAGCCatcatattattttatcttatctattttcattcattttgtcCTTTTTATCACAAGATTTGCAGCCACGTTTTTGTGCTGTAACCTTGTATTGCGGTATTTCTGTGTCACTGTGTTGTCACATTCTCGccaatgttttgtattgacaatatatttcagGTTTTTGATGCCTTTttccttaaaattaatattcacAACTTTGTGAATGTAACAACATGATAAACACCATCCATGTTaactttaaatatgaaatgaatctacaatgtgctcatatattgaaataaaataggtacagctgaaacagttgtctcaaatcttgttagaaatgcAGCCGATCTAACATGTATCATTCGATAAAATTCCTGAGCAGTAAGGATCTGAatgttaacaaagttgttaatttcttacaaagttctgaacaattggctcAAAGAGTGCGATAGCTTACCAACATGGGCATGAAAGTACAATAGGTGTCATGTTTTCCTAAAGAATAAGTGACATTTAGATTATTAACTCCCTTAGATGATAAATTCCCTGTTTCTGTATAATTCTGTATAAAATGTGGAGGATATTGCTTTTATGTATGCAAAAGTTTGGTTGCTTTTTAGTTTGTAGAAAGAAACATTTTCTCTAGTCGGTGAAGTGTCCAGCTTAGCACAAGTTGTAGCACCAAGTTATAACCAATAGTTATGAAATTTTGTAGTTTGAATATCTGCACCCTGTTTTCTGAATTACTTGTAGTTTAATTATTGCAGTAACAAAATATGCATGATGTTATAACACCATTGTTTTAAGTTGAACACACAATCTAACCTTAGAgaacttttaaataatactttGGTTTCCATGaaaattgatatataaactTGGATGTTATCTAAGTGTTCTTAAAGGTTTCGGTGTATTTTTTCAGACTTGGGTTTCCACAGGGAGCACGGGAACATCAATGTCGGAGGTCCCCCTGTCCAGGCGAGGTCGCACACAAAGTACGTGAACGTTCAGCCATACTACAACGACAATGATATGTACCACGCACGACAGCAGAACATGAGGCATGAACCATCATGGTAGTGATGCTTAGATGTGCCATGTTTCTTGATGTTGCGTTCTTAAATATACGTTGTcacttaatgataaaataatcttGTGTGTCATAAAAGACATGCAGCTacttgtataaaactggtttattCTTTGAATTGGTTAATTTTAGTTAGTCGACATGTTTATTGATTAGTTAATATTTACCCATTGTTGACCAATTAAATTGCTTGTATGTGCAAACTAACCAAAAGAAAACCCGCAGACAATATAtccagttttatgcaattgGCCAATGGgaaatgattaaaaaagatagtcattataaagtttgttttggTGAAAACATAATGTAATCTCAAATTAATGAAGTGtaaacaagttttgttttgaagttttTGCTATATTTCTTAGAAAGAAATTGCCAATGAATACAAAAACTGCATATATACTGTAACATGTTTGTTGGTAAAGATTTTACTAAAATAGAATTCCTAAACATTTTCAGGCAACAGGAAAGAAATTCAGACTGGCATGCATCAGGGACAATGTATCAGCTTGctaagaagaaaaagaagaaaaaaattgtaCAGGTAAATGAGAATGTTTTACATTCACACCTAACAATTATTTAACTCTTTCCAGATACTTCCTGTATGATGTAACAACATCTTTCCTATCACACTTGTTGGCATTATGTGAGGAAAGAGTGTGGTCTTTTGCTGTTGGGGAAAACAAAGTACTGTACAATAAACACATTTGTCCAACATGATGACCACCATCTATCCTACAGGAAGTGATCTCAGTGTTTGGtctgaaatgatatttataacCAATAtctgacaaaaataacaattttggaCAAAAACCTGGTCACTTATACTCtcctttaaaggtttttcagttttttgtccacatttgttatttttgccaGTTATAGGTTATAAGCTGTCTTTAATTTggctttaatatatcatttaagacAATACACAGAGTCAAATCCTGTGATCTCTCCAAGGCCCGCTGGGAATCAAAGCCATTTAATCATAGTCAAACATGCTGCACAACCCAGTGTAGACCTTCATTGCTGATGAACAAACACTATGCGATTCTTAACAGATTTATGCTAAGGTGTTAATGGATTGAACACGTTTATGCTAaggtgattttttattttaacagatATTGATGGATCGAGACAATGAGAATCTTGGTCGAGGAACGCCGTCCCGACATTTCATGGCCCCGTCCCGTGGTTCCCGGCTGGACTTTGATGGTGACGATGAGTTGATTGATGGGCAGGTGTCAGCACGGGAACCACTCCAGATGGACAACAGGGAGAAAACACAGTTTGCTAAACAAACCATGGCACTCCGGAAAATGGCACAGACACCTGTAGATAAGGTTTGTCATAAAGAATTCTATCTTTAAGGATTGCAATGAAAGGATTTACTTTACTGAGAAATATTAATACCGGTATGAATGAGACTGTTTTTCTGAATAATTAATTTACTGATGCATTGTAgcttattgtattttttaaatactgtacataaatacaaatacaatatctAAGCATGAAATTGCTTCTGTAATgaatattatatgaataatgaaatacatacttggacaatgataatgaaaatttaTTACAGCATTATATTAAGCACTCTTGTTGGTACTATGTAAAGTGacagtgtggtcttgtgttgtgggggaaaccaggGTTCCTGGAGAAAACTAACTTGActgacttggtgaccacaaaacAAACTCATAATGCCTATACTGGGAATCAAACCTGGGACACCTTGCTAAGAAGCGAGtacgctaaccggacaaccaatgTTAAAGGATAGTTATTAGAATAATAGTGTTATACCGACTACACATGTATTCATAAcctaattatataaacatttcatgtttTAGTCTGCAAGGTTACAGCCTATCAACAAGTACAGTAGCAGTCGATCAGGGAGCCAGACTGGGCATTACTTCGCACCAGAGACAATTTGGCCGTATGATCGGCATGGCAAGCCAGTTGACCATGACACCCGACATGCGGGATCCATTGGTGGTGCGGATGTTCGTTCAGGGTGGATATCCCGACCCCAGTCAGTGCTAGGCGATGATAATGATGTGTTTATGCACACGCCAAGGGATCCAGAGTTGAAACCAATAAAAAGTGGGAAGAGTCGGACTGGCTTCCACGATGTGAGAGGAATGAGAGACGGCAACACCtgaagaattattttatttatttattgttttaattctttTAAACTGCCTGTTTTTGATACCTATGGGAGCAAAGATCCTGTAGGTATATGTgcatattcttaaataaataatttataagtacGGTATCATGAAGCATTTTCTGTGAttcaaaagttttaaatttatagatttatttccATAAAATTATTACCggtaatgttttttgtttaacatattgttCAAAGGTCAGCCAAATCCTACATTTGTATGCATATATCAGGCTGTTATTCCATTTTCATtatgtgttcaaatttaagctATTTCACAATGTACAATACCATGTGATCAGGTTTGATCATGTGATCGATTCAAGTCATGTGACTGTGTCATGTGACTGCAAAAAAGATTGCCAAAGACattgatataaatttaaacttaagaaTTTTGTCTGTCCTTCGCTTCCGGGGTTTCATTATGCAAAAATGAGTGTTTGTGTTTTCGTGTAATACTCCATGTATGGTGgtagtgttttgttttcaccGGGATCGTTTCTGTTTAATGGTTCGTGAACAGAGTTGTAATTGAATAAGGAAACAAGAAGCAGTTTCAAGTAAAGGTCTTTCATCCTAATTTGTTTGTActcttgttttttaattaatgagAAGGAATtccatttctatttttaatggTACACAAATTTGCTCCTTTTTCttctttatgaatatttttatattcttttaaaatgaatatcatgTTATAGAAAGACTAAATGCA from Mya arenaria isolate MELC-2E11 chromosome 3, ASM2691426v1 harbors:
- the LOC128227948 gene encoding cyclin-dependent kinase-like 5 isoform X14, coding for MNKYEIVGVVGEGAYGVVLKCKHKESGELVAVKKFKDGEENDDVRRTTLRELKMLRSLKQENIVELREAFRRKGKLYLVFEYVERNMLEVLEELPNGVAPEKVRSYTYQLCKAIHWCHSNDIIHRDIKPENLLISSSGLLKLCDFGFARTISGGVNGMYTDYVATRWYRSPELLLGAPYGKAVDIWSIGCILGELADGQPLFPGESEIDQLYVIQKIVGQLPPDQMNMFYNNARFSGLKFPSVSRPQTIEKRYQGILSSVMIDFILQSLRLEPSERFTIEECLNHVSFQTERLLNRSSLVPVKHIDTHTSSKKRKNDYSDHVNSENLKNLTVRSGKQKGLLPDPKDEKSEEKMDTSESEKEVGNPTSQSKYVKQAKNASSKANAEKQALNAIREKIELERVQEEKVIADGEETSRKERTRTPARSGGRRSQKSANRNQPQVDSVSYNDDKEDSRQGKSYVDMSSRQPNNQFNSNFPDFRSGKLVENKHDLHNGDPMDTDHNGEIEEHDTEMDINNIPSESKYIKRKHSSKAVTDNKQKLKSKSPEPIVLTPREAQTARTSTYTVNIEAPDNHELENGHSKLSDSPPERKKFLDKTLQEELQRIKSSTMRQKKNQEQPLQKQEVSFMRTITDRLSDAKLQNTEGGNSKYGRDRGERDNYGTYNNPAGKDTRARSRNQYYDLGFHREHGNINVGGPPVQARSHTKYVNVQPYYNDNDMYHARQQNMRHEPSWQQERNSDWHASGTMYQLAKKKKKKKIVQILMDRDNENLGRGTPSRHFMAPSRGSRLDFDGDDELIDGQVSAREPLQMDNREKTQFAKQTMALRKMAQTPVDKSARLQPINKYSSSRSGSQTGHYFAPETIWPYDRHGKPVDHDTRHAGSIGGADVRSGWISRPQSVLGDDNDVFMHTPRDPELKPIKSGKSRTGFHDVRGMRDGNT
- the LOC128227948 gene encoding cyclin-dependent kinase-like 5 isoform X2 encodes the protein MNKYEIVGVVGEGAYGVVLKCKHKESGELVAVKKFKDGEENDDVRRTTLRELKMLRSLKQENIVELREAFRRKGKLYLVFEYVERNMLEVLEELPNGVAPEKVRSYTYQLCKAIHWCHSNDIIHRDIKPENLLISSSGLLKLCDFGFARTISGGVNGMYTDYVATRWYRSPELLLGAPYGKAVDIWSIGCILGELADGQPLFPGESEIDQLYVIQKIVGQLPPDQMNMFYNNARFSGLKFPSVSRPQTIEKRYQGILSSVMIDFILQSLRLEPSERFTIEECLNHVSFQTERLLNRSSLVPVKHIDTHTSSKKRKNDYSDHVNSENLKNLTVRSGKQKGLLPDPKDEKSEEKMDTSESEKEVGNPTSQSKYVKQAKNASSKANAEKQALNAIREKIELERVQEEKVIADGEETSRKERTRTPARSGGRRSQKSANRNQPQVDSVSYNDDKEDSRQGKSYVDMSSRQPNNQFNSNFPDFRSGKLVENKHDLHNGDPMDTDHNGEIEEHDTEMDINNIPSESKYIKRKHSSKAVTDNKQKLKSKSPEPIVLTPREAQTARTSTYTVNIEAPDNHELENGHSKLSDSPPERKKFLDKTLQEELQRIKSSTMRQKKNQEQPLQKQEVSFMRTITDRLSDAKLQNTEGGNSKYGRDRGERDNYGTYNNPAGKDTRARSRNQYYAEGPGFGRESSFFNSDGSRRMSVDDGRKSSYRSSSVCSFTNNTESRQGSATSTESGEDLGFHREHGNINVGGPPVQARSHTKYVNVQPYYNDNDMYHARQQNMRHEPSWQQERNSDWHASGTMYQLAKKKKKKKIVQILMDRDNENLGRGTPSRHFMAPSRGSRLDFDGDDELIDGQVSAREPLQMDNREKTQFAKQTMALRKMAQTPVDKSARLQPINKYSSSRSGSQTGHYFAPETIWPYDRHGKPVDHDTRHAGSIGGADVRSGWISRPQSVLGDDNDVFMHTPRDPELKPIKSGKSRTGFHDVRGMRDGNT